One window from the genome of Pseudoliparis swirei isolate HS2019 ecotype Mariana Trench chromosome 24, NWPU_hadal_v1, whole genome shotgun sequence encodes:
- the LOC130189550 gene encoding N-acetyllactosaminide beta-1,3-N-acetylglucosaminyltransferase 2-like — protein MAPEAAASSSSSSSSSSTTLELIHMRPAGAGPPSHPTDRSPPHQPQTQRRGAMQSACQKARLLCVALAALVCLLVATRWNFRRDRADGNRIRIPTARFWHRRERSRSFWNKEQEYLDFVHNPIISSPPADGSLAAWPDWLNDTGPRDPCEPDRRVAEQIADYVSLPQRLQDFLLHMRCRTYPMLIDQPAVCAEEPFLLLAVKSPIAHFDRRQAIRETWGRAGAVANRTVATVFLLGNGVPADFLPDLRGMLRHEAALHGDLLQWDYRDSFYNLTLKEVLFQEWFARKCRRARFVLKGDDDVFINTPRVLELLGGLEETKVKDFFIGDVISRAGPHRDRKLKYFVPESVFAGGYPPYAGGGGYLYSGELALRLRAASRRMILYPIDDVYTGMCLAKLGLAPEDHAGFKTFNIDEKYRFSPCVYRSLMLVHSRTPQEMKRIWSWISHPELVCP, from the exons ATGGCTCCAGAAGCggcggcctcctcttcctcttcctcctcttcctcctccaccaccctaGAGCTCATCCACATGAGGCCAGCAGGGGCTGGGCCTCCATCACACCCAACTGACCGATCACCTCCACACCAGCCACAG ACGCAGAGAAGAGGCGCCATGCAGTCGGCGTGCCAGAAGGCGAGGCTGCTCTGCGTGGCGCTCGCCGCGCTCGTCTGCCTCCTGGTGGCCACGCGGTGGAACTTCAGGCGCGACCGAGCCGACGGCAACAGGATTCGAATCCCGACCGCCAGGTTCTGGCACCGGCGGGAGCGCAGCCGCTCCTTCTGGAACAAGGAGCAGGAGTACCTGGACTTCGTCCACAACCCCATCATCAGCTCGCCGCCCGCCGACGGCTCCCTCGCCGCGTGGCCCGATTGGCTGAACGACACCGGGCCGCGCGACCCTTGCGAACCGGACCGCCGGGTCGCCGAGCAGATCGCGGACTACGTCTCGCTGCCGCAGCGCCTCCAGGATTTCCTCCTGCACATGCGCTGCCGGACGTACCCGATGCTGATCGACCAGCCGGCCGTCTGCGCCGAGGAGCCCTTCCTGCTGCTGGCGGTCAAGTCCCCGATCGCGCACTTCGACCGGCGGCAGGCCATTCGGGAGACGTGGGGTCGGGCGGGCGCCGTGGCCAACCGCACCGTGGCGACGGTGTTCCTGCTGGGCAACGGCGTGCCGGCGGACTTCCTGCCGGACCTGCGGGGGATGCTGCGCCACGAGGCGGCGCTTCACGGAGACCTCCTCCAGTGGGACTACCGGGACTCCTTCTACAACCTGACCCTGAAGGAGGTGCTCTTCCAGGAGTGGTTCGCACGGAAATGCCGCCGCGCCCGCTTCGTCCTCAAGGGCGACGACGACGTCTTCATCAACACGCCGCGGGTCCTCGAGCTCCTCGGAGGCCTCGAGGAGACGAAGGTCAAGGACTTCTTCATCGGCGACGTCATCAGCAGAGCCGGTCCGCACCGGGATCGCAAACTCAAGTACTTTGTCCCGGAGAGCGTGTTCGCGGGGGGCTACCCGCCGTacgccggcggcggcgggtACCTGTACTCGGGGGAGTTGGCGCTGCGGCTGCGCGCCGCGTCTCGCCGGATGATCCTGTACCCCATCGACGACGTCTACACCGGGATGTGTCTGGCCAAGCTGGGCCTGGCGCCCGAGGACCACGCCGGCTTCAAGACCTTCAACATCGACGAGAAGTACCGGTTCAGCCCCTGCGTCTACCGGAGCCTGATGCTGGTGCACAGCCGGACGCcacaggagatgaagaggatctGGTCCTGGATCAGCCACCCCGAGCTCGTctgcccctga